The Gammaproteobacteria bacterium genome contains the following window.
AAGTCGTGGAAATGAAAGCGGGAGTCCGCCGCAAGAGCGAACGCAAGTTCTTTCCTGGCTATGTGCTTGTCGAAATGGAATTGGATGACGACACATGGCACCTTGTCCGGGAAACGCCTCGTGTGTTGGGCTTTATCGGTGGGACTTCTGAGCGGCCGGCACCGATTACGGAAAAAGAGGCTGAAGCAATCCTCGGTCGGTTAGAAGCATCGGCTGACAAACCGAGGCCGAAAGTATTGTTTGAACCTGGTGAGGTTGTGCGTGTCACCGAAGGGCCTTTCGCGGACTTCAATGCCGTGGTTGAATCGGTTGACTACGATAAGAGCCGGTTAAAAGTTTCTGTGTCAATTTTCGGGCGAGCGACGCCTGTTGAGCTTGAGTTTTCACAAGTAGAAAAGTTGGATTAGAATTCCGTCCCCGCATCGGCGATTAGGTGCGGGGGCTTTGGGTGGAAAGCTGCGTACTTTTGGCAGCTTTCTTGGTCTATACGGGGAGCCGAAAGGCGCTTGTACCCGAAGTGAGGTGAAAGATGGCAAAGAAAGTACAAGCTTATATTAAGCTTCAAGTTAAGGCCGGTATGGCCAATCCGAGTCCCCCGGTGGGCCCGGCTTTGGGTCAACATGGCGTTAACATTATGGAGTTTTGTAAAGCCTTCAATGCGGCCACCGAAAAAATGGAGAAGGGCCTTCCCATTCCGGTGGTAATTACGGTATATAACGATCGCAGCTTTACCTTTATCACTAAAACGCCCCCCGCGTCAGTGTTGCTGATGAAAGCCGCTGGCATCCAGAAAGGCAGTGGTGAGCCCAACAAAAAGAAAGTGGGCAAGGTCACGCGCGCGCAGCTTGAAGAAATTGCCAAGCTGAAAGAACCGGATCTGACCGCGGCTGACTTGGATGCTGCCGTTCGAACCATCGCTGGCAGTGCCCGCTCAATGGGTCTGGACGTGGAGGAATAAGCTCATGGCCAAATTATCAAAGCGTATGAAAATGATCCGCGAAAAGGTGGATCCAAATAAAGTGTATAACGTTGAAGAAGCCATTGAGCTTTTGAAAGAGTTATCCACCGTGAAGTTTGTTGAAACGGTGGAAGCGGCTGTGAATTTGGGCGTTGATCCACGCAAATCCGATCAGGTGGTACGTGGTGCGACGGTATTGCCGCATGGTACCGGAAAAAACGTACGGGTTGCCGTATTCGCACAAGGCGCTGCAGCGGATGCTGCCAAAGAGGCCGGCGCCGATTTGGTTGGCATGGAAGATTTGGCCGACCACATTAAAGCAGGTAACCTGGACTTTGACGTGGTGATTGCCAGCCCGGACGCGATGCGGGTGGTCGGTATGTTGGGACAAATCCTTGGGCCACGCGGTTTGATGCCGAACCCAAAAACGGGCACCGTCACGCCGGATGTCGCCACGGCAGTGAAAAATGCCAAAGCTGGTCAGATTCAATACCGCACTGATAAGGCGGGCATTATTCACGCGCCTATCGGCAAAATCGATTTCGACAGCAATGCCTTGAAAGAAAATCTTGAGGCGTTGATGGTGGCGTTGAAAAAAGCCAAGCCGGCCACCTCAAAGGGCGTTTATCTCAAGAAGCTGTCGTTGTCGTCGACCATGGGCCCTGGCCTGGCAGTGGATCTGAATAGCCTAAACTTGGCCGACTAAGTTAAATTGACAGGCCCGGCAACGCCGGGCTGAGTAAAGACTTTGGGTTGTTCTCTGAAAGCCCGGCAGGGCCGAAGAGGGCGATCGTCAAAGACCGCAGGTCCGTGAAAACGGTTAAAAATTTGCCTGCGCAGACGGTGAAACCCCACTCCGGGATTGTTCACCGTAGTGTCGTGCGGATGATGTGTTGTTGATACAACTGTCATCTGTGTTTGGGTCGGTCTGGTGTTTAGTCGCTAGACCAAAAACAGGAGGTGAACGAAGTGCCACTCAATCTTGAAGGAAAAAAGGCCATCGTCGCCGAGGTGAACGAGATTGCCAGCAAGGCCATTTCGGCTGTGGTGGCGGAATATCGAGGTCTCACCGTCAGCGAGATGACCGAACTTCGCAAAAAGGCACGTGAATCGGGTGTGTATCTGCGAGTGATCCGCAATACGCTTGCCCGACGTGCGGTTGAGGGAACCGAGTTTGCCTGCATGCAAGAAGCTTTCGTGGGTCCATTGGTGTTCGCATTTTCACTGGAAGAGCCAAGTGCTGCGGCACGGCTATTCCGTGATTTCGCCAAGGAACACGAAAATCTTAAAGTGACCGCGTTGGCAATTGGCGGCAACCTGATGGGTGCCGAACAGTTGGATGCGGTTGCAAAATTGCCGACGAAAGAAGAAGCACTTGCGACGCTTATGTCGGTTATGCAGGCGCCGATCAGCAAGCTGGCACGGACACTCAACGAAGTGCCCGGCAAACTGGTACGGACTTTGGCTGCGATTCGCGATCAAAAGCAAGCAGCTTAATGGTTTCCGGTTGGTATTAATATTTTGAACTTTCCCAGGAGTAAAGAAAATGGCTCTGTCTAAAGAAGATATCTTGAATGCGATTGCTGAAATGAGCGTCATGGAAGTGGTTGAACTCATTGAGGCAATGGAAGAAAAATTCGGTGTGACTGCGGCTGCTGCGGTTGCTGTCGCTGGGCCTGCCGCTGGTGGTGGCGATGCTGGCGGTGCTGCCGAAGAAAAGACCGAATTTGATGTTGTGATGACAAGCTTTGGCGGCAACAAGGTCGCTGTGATCAAAGCAGTTCGTGGCATCACTGGCCTTGGTCTGAAAGAAGCCAAAGAAATGGTTGAGGGCGCGCCTGCGACCATTAAAGAAGGCGTCAGTAAGGAAGAAGCTGAAGAAATCAAGAAGCAGCTCGAAGAAGCTGGTGCCAGCGTCGAAATCAAATAATTTGGTTTTTGACGCCAAGTGGCATAACATACACGGTTGGCTGGCAGCGTCTGCTGCCGGCCTTTTGCCGTTTGACCGCATGAGCGGTCACAACAAGCGTACAGAATTTTGAACTTGAGTCAGTGACTCAAGATGATCCCGACAAGGGCCGTGCACTGGTAAGGTGAGCAAGCTGAGGAACCCTGATGACATACTCATACACTGAGAAAAAACGCATTCGAAAGGATTTTGGCAAACGTCCAGCCGCACTTGATGTGCCATATCTGTTAGCCATCCAATTGAATTCCTATCGTGATTTTCTCCACGGCGATGGCACCAACCCCTCCGGGTTGAGCAATGCATTTCGTTCTGTATTTCCGATTACCAGCTTTTCTGGCAATGCGTCGTTGGAGTTTGTCGACTATTCCCTCGGTGAGCCGGCATTCGATGTTAAAGAGTGCCAAATTCGCGGTATTACCTATGCTGCGCCATTGAAAGTTAAGGTTCGTCTTATTATCCGCGACAAGGATTCTAAGACCGGCGCGATCAAAGACATTCGAGAGCAAGAAGTTTACATGGGCGAAATGCCGTTGATGACTGACAACGGCACGTTTGTGATCAACGGTACTGAGCGCGTCATTGTTTCTCAGTTGCATCGTTCTCCTGGTGTATTTTTCGACAGTGACCGGGGCAAAACACAAGCCGGCAAGCAACTCTTTTCGGCACGAGTGATACCATATCGTGGCTCTTGGTTGGATTTTGAATTTGATGCAAAAGATCTGGTCTATGTGCGAATTGATCGTCGACGCAAATTGCCAGCGACGATCATCTTGAAAGCGTTAGGGTATACCACCGAACAAATCCTTGACATGTTCTTTGAGCACACGCGGTTCAGTGTGCACAAGGGCGAATTTTCAATGGAGCTGATTCCAGAGCGTTTGCGGGGCGAAACCGCGCTCTTTGACATTACGGACCAAAAAGGAAAAGTGATTGTTGAGGCAGGCCGCCGTATTACTGTTCGCCATATTCGCCAGCTGGAGAAAGCTGGATTGAAAGAGTTGAGCGTGCCTCGTGATTACATGCTTGGCAAGATACTGGCCCATGATCTGGTGGATGAAAAGACGGGCGAAGTACTGGCCGAGGCTAACGCTGAGCTGACAGAAGAATTACTGGACAAGATTATTGAATCCGGCGTTAAAGAGTTTCGTTGCCTATATGTCAATGATCTCGATCGTGGTCCGTTTATTTCGGACACTTTACGTATCGATCCAACTAGGACAAAACTGGACGCCCTCGTCGAAATTTACCGCATGATGCGTCCCGGTGAGCCCCCGACGGAGGATGCGGCGGTTAATTTGTTTGAAAACCTCTTTTTCTCAGAAGAGCGCTACGATCTTTCCCGTGTTGGGCGAATGAAGTTTAACCGCCGTTTAGGGCGTGACACGATTGAAGGGAAAGGTACGCTAGAGCCGCAAGATATTGTTGATGTTCTCAAAACACTGATTGACATTCGTAACGGCAAAGGTGAAGTCGACGATATTGATCACCTTGGCAACCGTCGTATTCGCTCAGTCGGCGAAATGGCTGAAAACCAGTTCCGCGTTGGTTTGGTGCGGGTTGAACGTGCAGTGAAGGAGCGCTTGACTCAGGCCGAAGCGGATAACTTGATGCCGCAAGATTTAATTAATGCAAAGCCGGTTTCTGCGGCCATCAAAGAATTTTTTGGTTCAAGCCAATTGTCGCAATTTATGGACCAAAACAACCCGCTATCGGAGGTGACCCATAAGCGGCGGATTTCAGCGCTTGGGCCTGGTGGACTGACCCGCGAACGTGCAGGTTTCGAAGTCCGAGACGTTCATCCAACTCACTATGGGCGTCTCTGTCCGATTGAAACACCAGAAGGTCCGAATATTGGTTTGATTAATTCGCTCGCCATTTATGCGCGCACGAATGAATATGGTTTCCTTGAAACACCCTATCGAAAAGTAGAAAACGGCGTAGTCACAGATGAGGTTGTCTATCTGTCGGCAATTGACGAAAGCGATGCGGTGATTGCTCAGGCTAACGCCAGCACCGACGCCAAAGGGAAGCTTACAGACAGTCTAGTGCCTGCCCGGAAACGCGGCGAATTTGTCATGGTCACGCCGCAAGAAGTGCAGTATATGGACGTTTCCCCGCAGCAGATTGTCTCTGTAGCGGCATCGTTGATCCCCTTCCTTGAGCACGATGACGCGAACCGCGCTCTGATGGGATCGAACATGCAGCGTCAGGCAGTGCCTGTGCTGCGTGCCGAAAAACCGCTTGTCGGCACCGGCATGGAAAGAACTGTGGCAGTTGATTCTGGTGTCACGGTCATTGCCAAGCGCGGTGGTGTCATTGACTATGTCGATGCGAGCCGTATCGTGGTCCGTGTGAATGACGATGAGGTTGCTGATGGCGAAGCGGGGGTTGATATTTACAACCTGACAAAATACACGCGTTCGAACCAAAATACGTGCATTAACCAACGCCCCATTGTCAAAGCTGGTGACGTGGTCGCTCGCGGTGACGTGCTGGCCGACGGTCCGTCGACGGATTTGGGTGAACTGGCGCTCGGTC
Protein-coding sequences here:
- the nusG gene encoding transcription termination/antitermination protein NusG, with the translated sequence MAKRWYVVQAYSGYENKVKKLLEERVALHGLDDKFGRILVPTEEVVEMKAGVRRKSERKFFPGYVLVEMELDDDTWHLVRETPRVLGFIGGTSERPAPITEKEAEAILGRLEASADKPRPKVLFEPGEVVRVTEGPFADFNAVVESVDYDKSRLKVSVSIFGRATPVELEFSQVEKLD
- the rplK gene encoding 50S ribosomal protein L11 translates to MAKKVQAYIKLQVKAGMANPSPPVGPALGQHGVNIMEFCKAFNAATEKMEKGLPIPVVITVYNDRSFTFITKTPPASVLLMKAAGIQKGSGEPNKKKVGKVTRAQLEEIAKLKEPDLTAADLDAAVRTIAGSARSMGLDVEE
- a CDS encoding 50S ribosomal protein L1, which gives rise to MAKLSKRMKMIREKVDPNKVYNVEEAIELLKELSTVKFVETVEAAVNLGVDPRKSDQVVRGATVLPHGTGKNVRVAVFAQGAAADAAKEAGADLVGMEDLADHIKAGNLDFDVVIASPDAMRVVGMLGQILGPRGLMPNPKTGTVTPDVATAVKNAKAGQIQYRTDKAGIIHAPIGKIDFDSNALKENLEALMVALKKAKPATSKGVYLKKLSLSSTMGPGLAVDLNSLNLAD
- a CDS encoding 50S ribosomal protein L10, producing MPLNLEGKKAIVAEVNEIASKAISAVVAEYRGLTVSEMTELRKKARESGVYLRVIRNTLARRAVEGTEFACMQEAFVGPLVFAFSLEEPSAAARLFRDFAKEHENLKVTALAIGGNLMGAEQLDAVAKLPTKEEALATLMSVMQAPISKLARTLNEVPGKLVRTLAAIRDQKQAA
- a CDS encoding 50S ribosomal protein L7/L12; protein product: MALSKEDILNAIAEMSVMEVVELIEAMEEKFGVTAAAAVAVAGPAAGGGDAGGAAEEKTEFDVVMTSFGGNKVAVIKAVRGITGLGLKEAKEMVEGAPATIKEGVSKEEAEEIKKQLEEAGASVEIK
- the rpoB gene encoding DNA-directed RNA polymerase subunit beta, producing MTYSYTEKKRIRKDFGKRPAALDVPYLLAIQLNSYRDFLHGDGTNPSGLSNAFRSVFPITSFSGNASLEFVDYSLGEPAFDVKECQIRGITYAAPLKVKVRLIIRDKDSKTGAIKDIREQEVYMGEMPLMTDNGTFVINGTERVIVSQLHRSPGVFFDSDRGKTQAGKQLFSARVIPYRGSWLDFEFDAKDLVYVRIDRRRKLPATIILKALGYTTEQILDMFFEHTRFSVHKGEFSMELIPERLRGETALFDITDQKGKVIVEAGRRITVRHIRQLEKAGLKELSVPRDYMLGKILAHDLVDEKTGEVLAEANAELTEELLDKIIESGVKEFRCLYVNDLDRGPFISDTLRIDPTRTKLDALVEIYRMMRPGEPPTEDAAVNLFENLFFSEERYDLSRVGRMKFNRRLGRDTIEGKGTLEPQDIVDVLKTLIDIRNGKGEVDDIDHLGNRRIRSVGEMAENQFRVGLVRVERAVKERLTQAEADNLMPQDLINAKPVSAAIKEFFGSSQLSQFMDQNNPLSEVTHKRRISALGPGGLTRERAGFEVRDVHPTHYGRLCPIETPEGPNIGLINSLAIYARTNEYGFLETPYRKVENGVVTDEVVYLSAIDESDAVIAQANASTDAKGKLTDSLVPARKRGEFVMVTPQEVQYMDVSPQQIVSVAASLIPFLEHDDANRALMGSNMQRQAVPVLRAEKPLVGTGMERTVAVDSGVTVIAKRGGVIDYVDASRIVVRVNDDEVADGEAGVDIYNLTKYTRSNQNTCINQRPIVKAGDVVARGDVLADGPSTDLGELALGQNMRVAFMPWNGYNFEDSILISERVVTEDRFTSIHIQELQCTARDTKLGPEEITADIPNVGEAALAKLDESGIVYIGAEVKPGDILVGKVTPKGETQLTPEEKLLRAIFGEKASDVKDTSLRVPSGTYGTVIDVQVFTRDGVEKDARAKEIEAQELVRVRKDLNDEFRILEDNVYQRARRILVGAVAEQGPKRLKKGSEIDDAYLDSLERKDWWKIVLRDEEAQSRFEALAKYLEDQKKAYDKKFEEKRRKITQGDDLAPGVLKIVKVYLAVKRRIQPGDKMAGRHGNKGVISTIVPVEDMPYSEDGEPVDIVLNPLGVPSRMNIGQILETHLGWAAKGLGLKIGKLLDEQKSRRTIQGFLNKIYNHTGKKKVSLDELSDEEFFALADNLRDGVPMATPAFDGCNEDEMRQMLELADLPTSGQMWLYDGRTGERFERPVTVGYMYMLKLNHLVDDKMHARSTGSYSLVTQQPLGGKAQFGGQRFGEMEVWALEAYGAAYTLQEMLTVKSDDVNGRTRMYKNIVDGDYRMEPGMPESFNVLVKEIRSLGINIELESDD